A genomic segment from Streptomyces sp. NBC_00459 encodes:
- a CDS encoding NADH-quinone oxidoreductase subunit M, with product MSFPLLTATAALPALGAIATAAVPAARRTAAKWLALIVSLATLVLAAVVLVRFDPGGDRYQLTESRAWIKDFGVRYELGVDGIAVALIALTALLIPFVILAGWHDADPQETGNTRWRPTQGFFALILAVEAMVIISFEATDVFLFYIFFEAMLIPMYFLIGGFGDRAHEHGEETASTQRSYAAVKFLLYNLVGGLIMLAAVIGLYVVAGNFSLTEIAAARANGSLDMATNTERWLFLGFFFAFAVKAPLWPLHTWLPNAMGEATTPVAVLITAVVDKVGTFAMLRFCLQLFPEASKWATPVILVLALISIIYGALLAVGQRDIKRLVAYASISHFGFIILGIFAMTSQGQSGATLYMVNHGISTAALMLVAGFLISRRGSRLIADYGGVQKVAPVLAGTFLIGGLATLSLPGLAPFVSEFLVLVGTFARYPVVGIIATFGIVLAALYTLVLYQRTMTGPVKAEVAEMPDLRLRELVVVTPLIVLLIFLGVYPKPLTDIVNPAVKQTMSDVQKKDPQPEVEAAK from the coding sequence ATGTCCTTTCCCCTCCTGACAGCGACGGCGGCGCTCCCGGCCCTCGGGGCGATCGCCACGGCGGCCGTACCGGCTGCCCGGCGCACCGCCGCCAAGTGGCTGGCGCTGATCGTCTCGCTCGCCACGCTGGTGCTCGCGGCGGTCGTCCTGGTGCGCTTCGACCCGGGCGGCGACCGCTACCAGCTCACCGAATCCCGCGCCTGGATCAAGGACTTCGGGGTGCGGTACGAGCTGGGCGTGGACGGCATCGCCGTGGCGCTCATCGCGCTGACCGCGCTGCTGATCCCGTTCGTGATCCTGGCCGGCTGGCACGACGCCGACCCCCAGGAGACAGGAAACACGCGCTGGCGGCCCACCCAGGGCTTCTTCGCGCTGATCCTGGCCGTCGAGGCGATGGTGATCATCTCCTTCGAGGCCACCGACGTCTTCCTCTTCTACATCTTCTTCGAAGCCATGCTCATCCCGATGTACTTCCTCATCGGCGGCTTCGGCGACCGGGCCCACGAGCACGGCGAGGAAACGGCGTCCACCCAACGCTCGTACGCGGCGGTGAAGTTCCTCCTCTACAACCTCGTCGGCGGCCTGATCATGCTGGCGGCCGTGATCGGCCTCTACGTGGTCGCCGGGAACTTCTCGCTCACGGAGATCGCCGCCGCGCGGGCCAACGGCTCGCTGGACATGGCGACGAACACCGAACGCTGGCTGTTCCTGGGCTTCTTCTTCGCCTTCGCGGTGAAGGCGCCCCTGTGGCCGCTGCACACCTGGCTGCCCAACGCCATGGGGGAGGCCACCACTCCGGTCGCCGTACTGATCACGGCGGTCGTCGACAAGGTGGGCACCTTCGCGATGCTCCGCTTCTGCCTCCAGCTGTTCCCGGAGGCGTCGAAGTGGGCGACGCCCGTCATCCTCGTACTGGCGCTGATCAGCATCATCTACGGGGCGCTGCTCGCGGTCGGGCAACGCGACATCAAGCGGCTGGTCGCGTACGCGTCGATCTCGCACTTCGGGTTCATCATCCTGGGCATCTTCGCGATGACCAGCCAGGGCCAGTCGGGCGCGACGCTGTACATGGTCAACCACGGGATCTCGACGGCCGCGCTGATGCTGGTGGCCGGCTTCCTGATCTCGCGGCGCGGCTCGCGGCTCATCGCCGACTACGGAGGCGTCCAGAAGGTCGCCCCGGTGCTCGCCGGCACGTTCCTGATCGGTGGGCTCGCGACGCTGTCGCTCCCTGGTCTCGCGCCCTTCGTGAGCGAGTTCCTGGTCCTGGTGGGCACGTTCGCGCGCTACCCGGTGGTCGGCATCATCGCCACCTTCGGCATCGTCCTCGCGGCGCTCTACACCCTCGTCCTCTACCAGAGGACGATGACGGGCCCGGTGAAGGCGGAGGTCGCCGAGATGCCGGACCTCAGGCTGCGTGAACTCGTGGTGGTGACACCCCTGATCGTGCTGCTGATCTTCCTGGGCGTCTATCCGAAGCCCTTGACGGACATCGTCAACCCGGCGGTCAAGCAGACCATGTCCGACGTCCAGAAGAAGGACCCCCAGCCCGAGGTGGAGGCGGCCAAGTGA
- a CDS encoding NADH-quinone oxidoreductase subunit J, which produces MSAQLAAAATLSAGTSTGEAFQFWVLGTVAVAGALCTVFMRRAVHSALCLAGTMIILAVFYLANGAYFLGVVQIVVYTGAIMMLFLFVVMLVGVTAADSLKETIKGQRWLALLCGLGFGVLLVAGIGNASLKEFAGLGQANANGNVEGLADRIFTTYVFAFEITGALLITAAVGAMVLTHRERTERAKTQREMAEERVRDGKHLPPLPAPGVYARHNAVDVAGLLPDGTPAELSVMQTLRQRGQIRDVSAESINDLKALEQRAEDRLERTNIGSNGRSDSGEASK; this is translated from the coding sequence ATGAGCGCGCAGCTCGCCGCCGCAGCCACTCTCTCCGCCGGCACCTCCACGGGTGAGGCGTTCCAGTTCTGGGTGCTCGGCACGGTCGCCGTGGCCGGAGCCCTGTGCACCGTCTTCATGAGGCGGGCCGTGCACAGCGCGCTCTGTCTCGCCGGAACCATGATCATCCTGGCGGTGTTCTACCTGGCCAACGGCGCCTACTTCCTGGGCGTCGTCCAGATCGTCGTCTACACCGGCGCGATCATGATGCTGTTCCTCTTCGTGGTCATGCTCGTCGGTGTCACCGCCGCGGACTCCCTCAAGGAGACCATCAAGGGCCAGCGCTGGCTGGCCCTGCTGTGCGGGCTCGGCTTCGGCGTCCTCCTGGTCGCGGGCATCGGGAACGCCTCGCTCAAGGAGTTCGCAGGCCTCGGCCAGGCCAACGCGAACGGCAACGTGGAGGGCCTGGCCGACCGGATCTTCACGACGTACGTGTTCGCCTTCGAGATCACCGGTGCCCTGCTGATCACGGCGGCCGTCGGCGCCATGGTGCTCACGCACCGCGAGCGCACCGAGCGCGCCAAGACCCAGCGTGAGATGGCCGAAGAGCGTGTGCGGGACGGCAAGCACCTGCCGCCGCTGCCCGCCCCCGGTGTGTACGCCCGGCACAACGCGGTGGACGTCGCGGGCCTGCTGCCCGACGGCACTCCGGCCGAGTTGTCGGTCATGCAGACGCTGCGTCAGCGCGGCCAGATCCGGGATGTGTCGGCCGAGTCCATCAACGACCTCAAGGCCCTGGAACAGCGCGCCGAGGACCGTCTGGAGCGCACCAACATCGGCTCGAACGGTCGCTCGGACAGCGGGGAGGCGTCGAAGTGA
- the nuoH gene encoding NADH-quinone oxidoreductase subunit NuoH, whose translation MSPYLAAEDLSMFGTDPWWLVVVKAVFCFAFLMITVLFSIVWERKVVAWMQLRIGPNRHGPWGMLQSLADGVKLMLKEDLIVKRADKVVYILAPVIAAIPAFMAIAVIPFGPAGNEVSIFGTRTTMQLTDLPIAMLYILAVASVGIYGIVLAGWSSGSTYPLLGGLRSCAQMISYEIAMGAAFASVFLYSGSMSTSTIVEQQHDRWYIVLLPVSFLIYIVTMIGETNRAPFDMPESEGDLVGGFNTEYSSIKFALFMLAEYVNMVTVSAVSVTLFLGGWRAPYPVSTFWEGANHGWWPMLWFVIKVQLLLFFFIWLRGTLPRVRYDQLMKLGWKVLIPVSLVWLMLVATVKTLRNENYDFADIALYVGGGVLALLLLSFVVDIFRDRGRAQEAAAAEPVAFDPMAGGFPVPPLPGQEAPAVPRRRPRRERELIVSGGPDTGSDGSLDGKEASDG comes from the coding sequence ATGAGCCCGTACCTCGCCGCTGAAGACCTCTCCATGTTCGGCACCGACCCCTGGTGGCTGGTCGTCGTCAAGGCGGTCTTCTGCTTCGCCTTCCTGATGATCACCGTGCTGTTCTCCATCGTGTGGGAACGCAAGGTCGTCGCCTGGATGCAGCTGCGCATCGGCCCCAACCGCCACGGCCCCTGGGGCATGCTCCAGTCGCTCGCCGACGGCGTGAAACTGATGCTCAAGGAAGACCTGATCGTCAAGCGCGCGGACAAGGTGGTCTACATCCTCGCGCCGGTCATCGCGGCCATCCCGGCCTTCATGGCGATCGCGGTCATCCCCTTCGGACCGGCCGGCAACGAGGTCTCGATCTTCGGCACCCGTACGACGATGCAGCTCACCGACCTGCCGATCGCGATGCTCTACATCCTCGCGGTCGCCTCGGTCGGCATCTACGGCATCGTGCTCGCGGGCTGGAGTTCCGGATCCACCTACCCCCTGCTGGGCGGTCTGCGGTCCTGCGCGCAGATGATCTCGTACGAGATCGCCATGGGCGCCGCCTTCGCCTCGGTGTTCCTCTACTCCGGTTCGATGTCGACCTCGACCATCGTCGAACAGCAGCACGACCGTTGGTACATCGTCCTGCTGCCGGTCTCCTTCCTCATCTACATCGTGACGATGATCGGCGAGACCAACCGCGCCCCCTTCGACATGCCGGAGTCCGAGGGCGACCTGGTCGGCGGCTTCAACACCGAGTACTCGTCGATCAAGTTCGCGCTGTTCATGCTCGCCGAGTACGTCAACATGGTGACCGTCTCGGCCGTGTCGGTGACGCTCTTCCTGGGCGGCTGGCGGGCTCCCTACCCCGTCAGCACCTTCTGGGAGGGCGCCAACCACGGCTGGTGGCCGATGCTCTGGTTCGTCATCAAGGTGCAGCTGCTGCTGTTCTTCTTCATCTGGCTGCGCGGCACCCTCCCGCGCGTGCGCTACGACCAGTTGATGAAGCTCGGCTGGAAGGTCCTCATCCCGGTCTCGCTGGTCTGGCTGATGCTCGTCGCGACCGTAAAGACCCTGCGCAACGAGAACTACGACTTCGCCGACATCGCCCTCTACGTCGGCGGCGGTGTCCTTGCCCTGCTGCTGCTCTCCTTCGTGGTCGACATCTTCCGCGACCGGGGCAGGGCGCAGGAGGCGGCTGCCGCCGAGCCCGTCGCCTTCGACCCGATGGCGGGCGGATTCCCCGTGCCGCCACTGCCGGGACAGGAGGCGCCGGCGGTGCCGCGCAGGCGTCCGCGCCGTGAGCGCGAGTTGATTGTCAGTGGTGGACCGGATACTGGCAGTGACGGATCCCTGGATGGAAAGGAGGCGTCCGATGGCTGA
- the nuoI gene encoding NADH-quinone oxidoreductase subunit NuoI, with protein sequence MAEEPKETGQTKPGFQNPVAGFGVTFKAMFKKRLTEQYPEQEKTTAPRFHGRHQLNRHPDGLEKCVGCELCAWACPADAIYVEGADNTDEERYSPGERYGAVYQINYARCILCGLCIEACPTRALTMTNEFELADSSRANLIYTKEQLLAGLDEGMVESPHSIFPGTDEQDYYQGLVTEAAPGTVRQVAVSKGEKPEEEGVGA encoded by the coding sequence ATGGCTGAGGAGCCAAAGGAGACCGGGCAGACGAAGCCCGGCTTCCAGAACCCCGTGGCCGGCTTCGGCGTGACCTTCAAGGCCATGTTCAAGAAGCGGCTGACCGAGCAGTACCCCGAGCAGGAGAAGACCACCGCTCCCCGGTTCCACGGACGGCACCAGCTCAACCGCCATCCGGACGGCCTGGAGAAGTGCGTCGGCTGCGAACTGTGCGCCTGGGCCTGCCCCGCCGACGCCATCTATGTGGAGGGCGCCGACAACACCGACGAGGAGCGCTACTCGCCGGGCGAGCGGTACGGCGCGGTCTACCAGATCAACTACGCCCGCTGCATCCTGTGCGGGCTGTGCATCGAGGCGTGCCCCACGCGCGCGTTGACGATGACGAACGAGTTCGAGCTGGCCGACAGCAGCCGCGCCAACCTCATCTACACCAAGGAACAACTGCTCGCCGGACTCGACGAGGGCATGGTCGAATCGCCCCACTCGATCTTCCCTGGCACCGACGAACAGGACTACTACCAAGGGCTGGTCACCGAGGCCGCACCGGGCACGGTGCGCCAGGTAGCCGTCTCCAAGGGCGAGAAGCCAGAGGAAGAGGGGGTGGGGGCATGA
- the nuoN gene encoding NADH-quinone oxidoreductase subunit NuoN: protein MSAAAVHSLWTTAADPISKIDAPKIEYGQLSPTLIVIGAAIVGILVEAFVPRKSRYYVQLFVSVVALTAAFAAVVGLATSGYGTTKAGIAAMGAIAVDGPALFLQGTILLAGLVGLFTFAERRLDPEAHGNRVDSFAAQAASVPGSDSEQAAVKAGFTTTEVFPLLLFAVGGMLIFPSANDLLTLFVALEVFSLPLYLLCALARRKRLMSQEAAVKYFLLGAFASAFTLFGIALLYGYAGSVSYGTIAQVVDGTIKNVNPALADTMGNDVLLLIGAAMIVMGLLFKVGAVPFHMWTPDVYQGAPTPVTGFMAAATKVAAFGALLRLLYVVLPGLRWDWRPVMMGVAVVTMLGGAVVAITQTDIKRLLAYSSIAHAGFILAGVIAMTPDGVSSVLFYLGAYSFVTIGAFAVVTLVRDAGGEATHLSKWAGLGRRSPLVAAVFAVFLLAFAGIPLTSGFAGKFAVFKAAAEGGAGALVVVGVISSAIAAFFYIRVIVLMFFSEPRPDGPTVAVPSPLTMTAIGVGVAVTVVLGVAPQYFLDLANQAGVFVR from the coding sequence GTGAGCGCAGCAGCCGTCCACAGCCTGTGGACAACGGCGGCCGATCCGATTTCCAAGATCGACGCGCCGAAGATCGAATACGGGCAATTGTCGCCCACCCTCATCGTCATCGGTGCGGCGATCGTCGGGATCCTGGTCGAGGCCTTCGTGCCCCGCAAATCCCGCTACTACGTACAGCTGTTCGTGTCCGTCGTCGCCCTCACCGCCGCGTTCGCCGCAGTCGTGGGGCTCGCGACGAGCGGATACGGCACCACCAAGGCCGGAATCGCGGCCATGGGCGCGATCGCCGTCGACGGGCCCGCACTGTTCCTCCAGGGCACGATCCTGCTCGCGGGCCTGGTCGGACTGTTCACCTTCGCCGAACGGCGCCTCGACCCCGAGGCCCACGGCAACCGTGTCGACTCGTTCGCCGCGCAGGCGGCGTCCGTGCCGGGCAGTGACAGCGAACAGGCCGCGGTGAAGGCCGGGTTCACCACCACCGAGGTGTTCCCGCTGCTGCTCTTCGCGGTCGGCGGCATGCTGATCTTCCCCTCGGCCAACGACCTGCTGACCCTGTTCGTGGCCCTGGAAGTCTTCTCGCTCCCGCTGTACCTGCTGTGCGCCCTGGCCCGCCGCAAGCGGCTCATGTCGCAGGAGGCCGCGGTCAAGTACTTCCTGCTCGGCGCCTTCGCCTCCGCGTTCACCCTGTTCGGCATCGCCCTGCTGTACGGCTACGCGGGCTCGGTGTCGTACGGGACGATCGCCCAGGTCGTCGACGGCACCATCAAGAACGTCAACCCGGCACTCGCCGACACCATGGGCAACGACGTGCTGCTGCTCATCGGCGCCGCGATGATCGTCATGGGTCTGCTCTTCAAGGTCGGCGCCGTGCCGTTCCACATGTGGACGCCCGACGTGTACCAGGGCGCGCCCACCCCGGTGACGGGCTTCATGGCGGCGGCGACGAAGGTGGCGGCGTTCGGCGCGCTGCTGCGGCTGCTCTACGTCGTGCTGCCGGGCCTGCGCTGGGACTGGCGGCCGGTCATGATGGGCGTCGCGGTCGTCACCATGCTGGGCGGCGCGGTCGTCGCGATCACCCAGACCGACATCAAGCGGCTGCTGGCGTACTCGTCCATCGCGCACGCCGGATTCATCCTCGCGGGTGTCATCGCCATGACACCGGACGGGGTCTCGTCCGTCCTGTTCTATCTGGGCGCGTACTCGTTCGTGACGATCGGGGCGTTCGCCGTGGTCACCCTGGTGCGGGATGCCGGGGGCGAGGCGACCCACCTGTCCAAGTGGGCGGGGCTGGGGCGCCGGTCGCCGCTGGTGGCCGCTGTCTTCGCGGTGTTCCTGCTGGCCTTCGCCGGCATTCCGCTGACCTCAGGTTTCGCCGGGAAGTTCGCCGTGTTCAAGGCGGCGGCCGAGGGCGGCGCGGGGGCACTGGTGGTGGTCGGTGTGATCTCGTCGGCGATCGCCGCGTTCTTCTACATCCGGGTCATCGTGCTGATGTTCTTCAGCGAGCCCCGGCCCGACGGACCGACCGTCGCCGTGCCGTCGCCGCTGACCATGACGGCGATCGGGGTGGGGGTGGCGGTCACCGTCGTGCTGGGTGTGGCGCCGCAGTACTTCCTCGACCTGGCGAACCAGGCGGGCGTCTTCGTGCGCTGA
- the nuoL gene encoding NADH-quinone oxidoreductase subunit L, producing the protein MENLIALLVAAPLLGAAVLLCGGRRLDAVGHWIGTALAASSFVIGVVLFADMLGKDAEHRALMQHLFSWIPVEGFQADVAFQLDQLSMTFVLLITGVGSLIHVYSIGYMEHDERRRRFFGYLNLFLAAMLLLVLADNYLLLYVGWEGVGLASYLLIGFWQHKPSAATAAKKAFLVNRVGDMGLSIAIMLMFTTFGTFAFGPVLEATGETGEGKLTAIALMLLLAACGKSAQVPLQSWLGDAMEGPTPVSALIHAATMVTAGVYLIVRSGEIFNAAPDAQLVVTVVGAVTLLFGAIVGCAKDDIKKALAGSTMSQIGYMILASGLGPIGYVFAIMHLVTHGFFKAGLFLGAGSVMHGMNDEVDMRKYGGLRKHMPVTFVTFGLGYLAIIGFPGLSGFFSKDKIIEAAFAKGGTEGWILGSVALLGAAITAYYMTRVMLMTFFGEKRWQPDENGNEPHPHESPKSMTIPMIVLAFGSVFAGGIFGIGDRFLHWLEPVTEHAHGHPPISALTVTLSTMVVLVIGVGTAYAQYGRRPVPVVAPRGSLLTRAARRDLLQDDFNHVVLVRGGEHLTRSLVYVDHTLVDGVVNGTAASMGGLSGRLRKLQNGYARSYAVSMFGGAAILIAATLLMRAV; encoded by the coding sequence GTGGAGAATCTGATTGCGCTGCTGGTGGCGGCGCCTCTGCTCGGAGCGGCCGTACTTCTGTGCGGCGGCCGGCGGCTGGACGCCGTCGGCCACTGGATCGGCACGGCCCTCGCCGCCTCCTCCTTCGTGATCGGCGTGGTCCTCTTCGCCGACATGCTGGGCAAGGACGCCGAGCACCGAGCCCTGATGCAGCACCTGTTCAGCTGGATCCCCGTCGAGGGCTTCCAGGCCGACGTCGCCTTCCAGCTCGACCAGCTGTCGATGACGTTCGTCCTGCTGATCACCGGCGTCGGCTCGCTGATCCACGTGTACTCGATCGGGTACATGGAGCACGACGAGCGGCGCCGCCGCTTCTTCGGCTATCTCAACCTGTTCCTCGCGGCGATGCTGCTGCTCGTCCTCGCCGACAACTACCTTCTGCTGTACGTCGGCTGGGAGGGCGTCGGCCTCGCCTCGTACCTCCTGATCGGCTTCTGGCAGCACAAGCCCAGTGCCGCGACCGCCGCGAAGAAGGCCTTCCTGGTCAACCGCGTCGGCGACATGGGCCTGTCGATCGCCATCATGCTGATGTTCACCACCTTCGGGACCTTCGCCTTCGGGCCGGTCCTCGAAGCCACCGGTGAGACGGGTGAGGGCAAGCTCACCGCGATCGCCCTGATGCTGCTGCTCGCGGCCTGCGGCAAGTCCGCGCAGGTGCCGCTGCAGTCCTGGCTCGGGGACGCGATGGAGGGCCCGACCCCGGTCTCGGCCCTCATCCACGCGGCGACGATGGTGACCGCGGGCGTCTATCTGATCGTCCGTTCCGGGGAGATCTTCAACGCGGCGCCCGACGCCCAGTTGGTGGTCACCGTGGTCGGCGCCGTCACGCTCCTCTTCGGTGCGATCGTCGGTTGCGCGAAGGACGACATCAAGAAGGCGCTGGCCGGCTCGACCATGTCGCAGATCGGCTACATGATCCTCGCGTCCGGCCTCGGCCCCATCGGCTACGTCTTCGCGATCATGCACCTGGTGACCCACGGCTTCTTCAAGGCCGGGCTGTTCCTCGGAGCCGGTTCGGTCATGCACGGCATGAACGACGAGGTCGACATGCGCAAGTACGGCGGCCTCCGCAAGCACATGCCCGTCACCTTCGTGACCTTCGGCCTCGGCTACCTCGCCATCATCGGCTTCCCGGGTCTGTCCGGCTTCTTCTCCAAGGACAAGATCATCGAGGCGGCGTTCGCCAAGGGCGGCACCGAGGGCTGGATCCTCGGCAGCGTGGCTCTGCTCGGCGCGGCCATCACCGCGTACTACATGACGCGCGTGATGCTGATGACGTTCTTCGGCGAGAAGCGCTGGCAGCCCGACGAGAACGGCAACGAGCCGCACCCGCACGAGTCCCCGAAGTCCATGACGATCCCCATGATCGTCCTCGCCTTCGGTTCGGTCTTCGCGGGCGGGATCTTCGGCATCGGCGACCGCTTCCTGCACTGGCTGGAGCCCGTCACCGAGCACGCGCACGGCCACCCGCCGATCAGCGCCCTCACGGTCACGCTGTCCACCATGGTCGTGCTCGTCATCGGCGTCGGCACCGCGTACGCCCAGTACGGCCGACGTCCGGTCCCGGTGGTCGCCCCGCGCGGGTCGCTGCTCACCCGGGCCGCCCGGCGCGACCTCCTCCAGGACGACTTCAACCACGTCGTCCTCGTACGCGGCGGAGAGCACCTCACGCGCTCCCTGGTGTACGTCGACCACACGCTGGTCGACGGGGTCGTCAACGGGACGGCGGCCTCCATGGGCGGCCTCTCCGGACGGCTCCGCAAGCTGCAGAACGGCTACGCGCGCTCGTACGCGGTCTCGATGTTCGGCGGTGCGGCGATCCTCATCGCCGCGACCCTGCTGATGAGGGCGGTCTGA
- the nuoK gene encoding NADH-quinone oxidoreductase subunit NuoK encodes MNPVNYLYLAALLFTIGATGVLIRRNAIVVFMCVELMLNACNLAFVTFSRLHGNLDGQVIAFFTMVVAAAEVVVGLAIIVSLFRSRHSASVDDASLMKL; translated from the coding sequence GTGAACCCGGTCAACTACCTGTATCTCGCCGCCCTGTTGTTCACGATCGGCGCCACCGGTGTCCTGATCAGGCGCAACGCGATCGTCGTCTTCATGTGCGTCGAGCTGATGCTCAACGCCTGCAACCTCGCGTTCGTCACCTTCTCCCGGCTGCACGGCAATCTCGACGGCCAGGTCATCGCCTTCTTCACGATGGTCGTCGCCGCCGCGGAGGTCGTCGTCGGGCTCGCGATCATCGTGTCGCTGTTCCGTTCCCGCCACTCGGCCTCGGTCGACGACGCCAGCCTGATGAAGCTGTAA